In one Paenibacillus sp. JQZ6Y-1 genomic region, the following are encoded:
- a CDS encoding fumarylacetoacetate hydrolase family protein has translation MKYVHYEWNGQAEIGIRLEKGILSLPSLARYSHQPLPQRMEELLSASNLHTDIQKILDTHGSELETELLDESMLRFLPCIPQPGKVICIGLNYRKHAAETNMPEPETPVVFSKFSDTVAAHGDDVPIPEASTQVDYEAELCIVIGREVRNVSREDALDYVFGYCAANDVSARDLQMRTSQWLLGKTCERFAPIGPYLVTADEVGDPNHLTIAARRNGGVVQQSNTSDMIFHCDEIIHYLSRHMTLQPGDLILTGTPEGVILGQPPEQQHWLTAGDTVTIEIEKLGQLTNTFV, from the coding sequence ATGAAATATGTACATTATGAATGGAATGGACAAGCTGAGATTGGCATCCGACTGGAAAAGGGTATTCTGTCACTGCCTAGTCTTGCCCGTTACAGCCATCAGCCATTGCCGCAACGTATGGAAGAACTGCTAAGCGCATCCAACCTACATACCGATATTCAGAAAATACTGGATACTCATGGGTCCGAGCTGGAAACGGAGCTACTGGACGAATCTATGCTGCGCTTTTTACCTTGTATACCACAGCCGGGCAAAGTCATCTGCATCGGTCTCAATTACCGCAAGCATGCTGCGGAGACGAATATGCCGGAGCCGGAAACGCCGGTTGTATTCAGTAAATTTTCTGATACTGTTGCCGCACATGGCGATGATGTGCCTATTCCAGAAGCCAGCACGCAGGTCGATTATGAAGCGGAGTTGTGTATCGTGATCGGGCGGGAAGTACGTAATGTCAGTCGCGAGGATGCGCTGGATTATGTGTTCGGCTATTGTGCTGCCAACGATGTATCCGCGCGCGATCTACAGATGCGTACGAGCCAGTGGCTACTGGGCAAAACCTGTGAGCGCTTTGCACCAATTGGTCCTTATCTAGTCACAGCAGATGAAGTTGGCGATCCGAATCATCTTACTATTGCAGCACGTCGTAATGGGGGAGTTGTGCAGCAATCTAACACATCGGATATGATCTTCCACTGTGACGAGATTATTCACTATCTGTCCCGTCATATGACCTTGCAGCCGGGTGATCTGATCTTGACCGGTACACCAGAAGGGGTGATCCTCGGACAACCGCCGGAGCAGCAGCACTGGCTGACCGCTGGCGATACCGTGACAATTGAGATTGAAAAGCTTGGTCAACTGACCAATACATTTGTATAA
- a CDS encoding L-rhamnose mutarotase: MERVSFVLNIRPEDRDEYIKRHEAVYPELLQAFGEVGISTYSIFLHEGTLFAYMEVEDYRKAMDTLAKHPANQRWQEYMADLLIVGEHGSTSSDIPEVFHYHS, from the coding sequence ATGGAACGAGTATCATTTGTACTGAATATTCGCCCAGAGGATCGGGACGAGTACATCAAGCGCCATGAAGCGGTATACCCGGAGTTATTACAGGCATTCGGTGAAGTAGGAATCTCAACGTACAGCATCTTTTTGCATGAAGGAACGTTGTTTGCTTATATGGAAGTTGAGGATTATCGCAAGGCGATGGATACGCTAGCAAAGCATCCCGCCAATCAGCGTTGGCAGGAATATATGGCTGATCTACTCATTGTTGGTGAGCATGGCAGCACATCGAGTGACATTCCTGAAGTGTTTCACTATCATTCTTGA
- a CDS encoding MBL fold metallo-hydrolase, with the protein MAENPLKHVKIPMTTVGSGDEVELREDVYGLTLQFVNVAFVGKQDNLRDWVLVDTGLPQSASKIIKVANERFGTGARPKAIILTHGHFDHAGSVVELAEKWDVPVYAHALEMPFLTGESRYPSYDPGVEGGLNSKLSAVFPNKPIDLRPYIHNLPVDNSVPGLPEWRWIHTPGHAPGHISLFRERDKMLLAGDAFITVDQDKLWDSLIQKRELCGPPRYATTDWDAARESVQRLASLEPESALTGHGQPIIGPELSASLIGLAEHFDEWARPSHGKYVDHPTDTPPGLDEK; encoded by the coding sequence ATGGCTGAGAATCCGCTGAAACATGTGAAAATTCCAATGACGACGGTTGGTAGTGGTGATGAGGTAGAGCTGCGCGAGGATGTGTACGGGTTGACGCTACAATTTGTTAATGTGGCGTTTGTTGGTAAGCAGGACAATCTGCGCGATTGGGTGCTAGTAGATACCGGATTGCCGCAATCGGCATCCAAGATCATCAAGGTGGCAAATGAGCGTTTTGGTACAGGAGCAAGACCAAAGGCGATCATCCTAACACATGGACACTTTGACCATGCTGGTTCAGTAGTAGAGCTGGCAGAAAAATGGGATGTGCCGGTGTATGCACATGCGCTGGAAATGCCATTTTTGACCGGAGAATCACGTTATCCAAGCTACGATCCGGGTGTAGAAGGTGGGCTAAACTCCAAATTGTCAGCTGTATTCCCGAATAAGCCGATTGATCTGCGACCGTATATTCACAATTTGCCTGTTGATAACAGTGTGCCGGGCTTGCCGGAATGGCGCTGGATTCATACGCCGGGTCATGCACCGGGACATATCTCGTTGTTCCGCGAGCGGGATAAGATGCTGCTGGCAGGAGATGCTTTTATTACGGTTGATCAGGACAAGCTATGGGACAGCTTGATTCAGAAAAGAGAGCTATGCGGACCGCCGCGTTATGCAACGACGGATTGGGATGCGGCACGCGAATCGGTACAGCGTCTGGCTTCACTCGAGCCGGAGAGCGCATTGACTGGTCATGGACAGCCGATCATAGGACCGGAGCTGTCGGCATCCTTAATAGGATTGGCAGAGCATTTTGACGAATGGGCAAGACCGTCGCACGGCAAATATGTCGATCATCCTACCGATACACCACCAGGCTTGGATGAGAAGTAA
- the bshB2 gene encoding bacillithiol biosynthesis deacetylase BshB2, translating into MSEEMKDMKLNIPANSRVLVVLPHPDDESFSLSGTLAKHIQGGGEVTYACLTLGQMGRNMGTPPFTNRVELPNIRRDELQKSVEAIGIQDLRMMGFHDKTIEFEDRTVLDGSILDLIHEVKPAAVFTFYPGYSVHPDHDATGAAVVRAMSRLPEAERPPLYTMAFSRNCTDEIGFPDVENDVSDFVQTKLNSIHAHRSQFPSPGELGKSKKMDRELRERFSRERFWTYTNYPNA; encoded by the coding sequence ATGAGTGAGGAGATGAAAGATATGAAGTTGAATATCCCTGCCAATTCACGCGTGCTTGTTGTGCTTCCGCACCCAGATGACGAAAGCTTCAGTCTGTCCGGCACGCTTGCCAAACATATTCAAGGTGGCGGCGAAGTAACCTATGCCTGCCTCACACTCGGTCAAATGGGTCGCAATATGGGTACACCGCCATTTACCAATCGTGTAGAATTGCCGAATATTCGTCGCGATGAATTGCAAAAGTCTGTTGAAGCGATCGGTATTCAAGATTTGCGCATGATGGGCTTTCACGATAAAACGATTGAATTTGAAGACCGTACGGTACTGGACGGTTCGATTCTGGATTTGATCCATGAAGTGAAGCCAGCGGCGGTATTTACCTTTTATCCCGGCTACAGCGTGCATCCCGATCATGATGCCACCGGAGCGGCTGTGGTGCGTGCGATGAGCCGTCTGCCAGAAGCAGAGCGTCCACCGCTGTACACAATGGCTTTCTCACGAAATTGCACAGATGAGATCGGCTTCCCAGATGTGGAAAACGATGTGAGCGACTTTGTGCAAACCAAGCTAAATTCCATCCATGCGCACCGTTCCCAATTCCCATCTCCGGGCGAACTGGGCAAAAGCAAAAAGATGGATCGTGAACTGCGTGAACGCTTTAGCCGCGAACGCTTTTGGACCTACACCAATTATCCAAACGCATAA
- a CDS encoding YojF family protein has translation MQLIDPVLIQRRLNELQDQDLYIHLEMTTGAYASHLDSSKHPSATFISNAQIRYSTGSISEKSPFFRVGLKMEQGWVYSEGLTHYEDSEQERLLLAGHDAQGKLVVALQLSKEPF, from the coding sequence ATGCAGCTAATCGATCCGGTATTGATCCAGCGTCGTTTGAACGAGCTTCAGGATCAGGATTTGTATATTCACCTCGAAATGACGACTGGTGCCTATGCCTCCCATCTGGACAGCAGCAAGCACCCGTCCGCGACATTTATCAGCAATGCGCAGATTCGTTACAGCACAGGCTCCATTTCCGAAAAATCACCATTTTTCCGTGTTGGCTTGAAGATGGAACAGGGTTGGGTCTATTCGGAAGGACTGACTCATTACGAAGATAGCGAACAGGAGCGCCTGCTGCTTGCCGGTCATGATGCACAAGGCAAGTTGGTTGTAGCATTACAACTAAGCAAGGAGCCGTTCTAA
- a CDS encoding rhamnogalacturonan acetylesterase, whose product MLSALYTVAPAEKASAALTYTFDFGGGAVQAGYTGVRAEDAYTAAKGYGFNTPANMRNVSSSGSGVNSDAVQFVTFGTKSNNTFNVDLPNGLYNVKVTLGNTTRSSVAAEGVYQIINMTGNNAVDQFQIPVTDGQLNLLVTEGKTGAAFTLSSLEIQQLSTIAVTRPTIYVGGDSTVANYYPLDSSVQGGWGQMLAQYINPTSFLVRNMASGGQIARGFRDDGQLEAIVKYIKPGDMFIVQLGINDTNAKNNTTEAQFKDIMRDMIRQVKAKGATVVLSTPQGRATDFNSAGVHNAEGRWYRAATVALASEENVPLVDLNVLSSAYFTSIGATATLALYMEGDTLHPNRAGAAQLARLVVEELKRQGLYQ is encoded by the coding sequence ATGCTATCAGCCCTATACACAGTAGCACCCGCAGAGAAAGCCTCTGCCGCATTGACCTACACATTCGATTTTGGCGGTGGAGCGGTGCAGGCAGGGTATACAGGCGTACGCGCCGAGGATGCGTATACAGCAGCAAAAGGTTACGGCTTCAATACGCCTGCCAATATGCGCAATGTATCTTCCTCTGGTAGTGGGGTAAACAGCGATGCTGTACAATTTGTTACATTTGGCACAAAAAGCAATAATACCTTTAATGTCGATCTTCCTAATGGTTTATACAATGTAAAAGTAACACTCGGCAATACAACTCGATCTAGCGTAGCAGCAGAGGGTGTATACCAGATTATCAATATGACTGGCAACAATGCGGTGGATCAATTCCAGATTCCGGTGACCGATGGGCAGTTAAATTTGCTAGTTACAGAGGGCAAGACAGGCGCGGCATTCACACTTAGCTCACTTGAGATTCAGCAGCTGTCTACCATTGCGGTAACTCGTCCAACGATCTATGTAGGCGGTGATTCTACGGTTGCCAACTATTACCCGCTTGATTCCAGCGTGCAGGGTGGCTGGGGACAGATGCTTGCACAGTATATTAATCCGACTAGCTTTCTTGTTCGTAACATGGCATCTGGTGGTCAGATTGCCCGTGGCTTCCGTGATGACGGGCAACTGGAAGCGATTGTGAAATATATCAAGCCGGGTGATATGTTTATCGTGCAGCTGGGTATCAATGATACCAATGCCAAAAACAACACAACCGAAGCACAATTCAAAGATATTATGCGCGATATGATTAGACAGGTGAAGGCAAAAGGCGCGACAGTTGTATTATCGACACCACAGGGACGCGCGACTGACTTTAACAGCGCAGGCGTACATAACGCCGAAGGCAGATGGTATCGCGCAGCCACTGTTGCACTCGCTTCTGAGGAGAATGTGCCACTGGTTGATCTGAATGTACTTAGTTCCGCTTATTTTACCTCGATTGGAGCTACTGCTACACTGGCATTGTACATGGAAGGCGATACGCTGCATCCCAACCGTGCCGGAGCTGCCCAACTTGCTCGACTTGTAGTGGAGGAGTTAAAGCGACAAGGATTGTATCAATAA
- a CDS encoding universal stress protein: MAFQYIVVPYDGSQNAERALEQAVQLADGLQATLDVVYVDPTQSQLLEQQLAIPTHELDAYFAEEEQDVKDRLKALTSSAHPSRVTVLQGHAGKEIVRYAADVHADLIIIGSRGLGTLQEWMLGSVSHYVAQHAPCAVTIVK; the protein is encoded by the coding sequence ATGGCATTTCAATATATCGTTGTCCCGTACGATGGTTCACAGAATGCAGAGCGTGCATTGGAGCAGGCGGTGCAATTAGCGGATGGTCTGCAAGCGACATTGGACGTTGTATATGTCGACCCAACACAATCACAACTGCTGGAACAGCAACTCGCCATTCCGACGCATGAGCTGGATGCTTATTTTGCCGAAGAGGAGCAGGACGTGAAGGATCGATTGAAAGCATTGACTTCTTCTGCTCATCCTTCGCGTGTGACAGTATTACAGGGGCATGCAGGCAAGGAGATTGTGCGCTATGCTGCGGATGTCCATGCCGATCTAATCATCATCGGTAGTCGCGGTTTAGGCACGTTGCAGGAATGGATGCTGGGTAGCGTGAGTCATTATGTCGCTCAGCACGCTCCATGTGCGGTAACGATTGTCAAATAG
- a CDS encoding YhgE/Pip domain-containing protein: MNAVHTLKDFLNIVQTKIGMVFAIFVPLLFTIVWMTGYNGATERVSQLKVGIVNEDSTNGASIASSMMAQLPYQSTLYSSLEQAQQQMDQGELTMVIEIPAGFSEQGSSKQQAQLSYYVNQANSDIAKSIVEGSAPAISAAVGKEAFGDIQEQIVTTNVVKTHDISNFAVSMLPMILGFVTYIGVMTMNIQLNLASMMLKRTRSKWEIFWGRQLLLLGIAIIGSLIVTSVALLFADTAASFWQMWGFHILVYAASIGVTQMAFALFGNAAPLFNVALIPLQLMTAGNIIPSAMLTPFYRHIGSFLPAPNAIQGYLRLIYNGAPIDSFVAHLLLIALITWGITVLRTALVKPATSPLNQPAANH, encoded by the coding sequence ATGAATGCAGTACACACATTGAAGGACTTTTTAAACATCGTACAGACGAAGATCGGAATGGTATTTGCAATATTCGTACCGCTGTTATTCACGATTGTATGGATGACCGGCTATAACGGAGCAACCGAACGTGTATCCCAGCTCAAGGTAGGTATTGTCAACGAAGACAGCACCAACGGCGCCAGTATTGCCAGTAGTATGATGGCTCAACTGCCGTATCAATCGACATTGTATAGCTCGTTAGAACAGGCACAGCAGCAAATGGATCAGGGCGAGCTGACAATGGTCATTGAGATTCCCGCAGGCTTCAGTGAACAGGGAAGTAGCAAGCAGCAAGCGCAGCTGTCCTACTATGTCAATCAGGCAAATTCTGATATTGCCAAGTCTATTGTCGAAGGCTCTGCACCAGCTATCTCCGCAGCAGTCGGCAAAGAAGCATTTGGCGATATACAGGAACAGATCGTAACGACCAATGTGGTTAAAACGCATGATATTAGCAATTTTGCTGTATCGATGCTCCCGATGATTCTCGGATTCGTTACGTACATCGGTGTGATGACGATGAATATTCAGTTGAATCTAGCGTCGATGATGCTCAAGCGTACGCGCAGCAAATGGGAGATTTTCTGGGGGAGACAGCTATTGTTGCTTGGCATCGCGATCATTGGTTCGCTAATCGTAACGAGTGTAGCGCTATTATTCGCTGATACCGCTGCTTCCTTCTGGCAAATGTGGGGCTTCCATATCTTAGTGTATGCTGCCAGCATTGGTGTAACTCAAATGGCATTTGCTTTGTTTGGCAATGCGGCTCCACTGTTCAATGTAGCGTTAATACCGCTGCAATTGATGACAGCAGGCAATATTATTCCGTCCGCGATGCTGACACCATTTTATCGTCATATCGGTTCGTTCCTGCCTGCACCGAATGCCATTCAGGGGTATCTACGATTGATTTATAACGGAGCACCAATTGACAGTTTTGTTGCTCACCTGCTGTTGATTGCACTCATTACATGGGGCATTACCGTGCTGCGTACGGCGCTGGTCAAACCGGCAACCAGCCCATTGAACCAACCAGCAGCCAATCATTGA
- a CDS encoding MarR family winged helix-turn-helix transcriptional regulator, producing the protein MPLDAHDQSLGLLLSRTYLVYKKKASQLLSAFDITPEQFGIMHQLSKYDAISQKKLASIHERDQTSIGKTLERLENKQLISRHVDPADRRAVILHLTADGTKLLQEVMPIMKQLDRDIYDRLHDTDEHQLRDAIHHIYESLSD; encoded by the coding sequence ATGCCTCTGGATGCGCATGATCAGTCGCTTGGACTGCTGTTATCGCGTACCTATCTTGTGTACAAAAAGAAAGCTTCACAGCTATTAAGCGCATTCGATATTACGCCGGAGCAATTTGGCATTATGCACCAACTCAGCAAATACGATGCCATTTCCCAGAAAAAGCTTGCCAGTATTCATGAGCGCGACCAGACCAGCATCGGTAAAACACTGGAACGGTTGGAAAATAAGCAGTTGATTTCCCGTCATGTCGATCCGGCAGATCGTCGTGCTGTTATTTTGCATCTGACTGCCGACGGCACCAAGCTGCTGCAAGAGGTAATGCCGATTATGAAGCAATTGGATCGTGATATATATGATCGATTGCACGATACTGATGAGCATCAATTACGGGATGCCATTCATCATATTTATGAAAGTTTGTCCGACTGA
- a CDS encoding YolD-like family protein: MAKAKVAKRPTRDEFVLEELGNQLTEAFREKSVIVLTVWGWEETVRGEIVKMDSRTGRVHVQSVEDLYKVPFMDIMDINYPRD, from the coding sequence TTGGCTAAAGCAAAAGTGGCCAAGCGTCCAACACGCGATGAATTTGTTCTAGAAGAGCTGGGCAATCAACTGACTGAAGCATTTCGTGAGAAGTCCGTTATTGTTCTGACTGTCTGGGGCTGGGAAGAAACAGTACGTGGCGAAATTGTAAAAATGGATTCCCGTACAGGTAGAGTGCATGTTCAGAGCGTAGAAGATCTGTATAAGGTCCCTTTTATGGACATTATGGATATTAACTATCCGCGTGATTAA
- a CDS encoding universal stress protein produces MAISHVLVPYDGSLHSQRALERAAALAESMQAELEILYVDSATVEEIRQPLIMTSSELEAYFDHKEDTVRQNLREMITRIPDARTVIIYGSAAKGIVEYAMQAKPDLIIMGSRGLNTMNEFMKGSVSRYVTQRAQAPVMIVK; encoded by the coding sequence ATGGCTATCTCGCATGTGCTTGTCCCGTATGATGGTTCGCTTCATTCCCAGCGTGCATTGGAGCGTGCAGCTGCACTCGCAGAAAGTATGCAGGCGGAGCTGGAAATTCTGTATGTCGATTCGGCAACGGTAGAGGAAATTCGTCAGCCACTGATCATGACCTCAAGCGAGCTGGAGGCTTATTTTGATCACAAGGAAGATACCGTACGTCAAAATCTACGCGAAATGATTACCCGTATTCCAGATGCGAGAACGGTCATTATTTATGGTAGTGCCGCGAAGGGCATTGTAGAATATGCGATGCAGGCGAAGCCTGATCTGATCATTATGGGCAGTCGGGGACTGAATACGATGAACGAATTCATGAAGGGCAGTGTCAGTCGCTATGTGACCCAGCGCGCGCAGGCTCCTGTCATGATCGTAAAGTAA
- a CDS encoding glycoside hydrolase family 127 protein — MQKAKELLQTVSPKDVQIHDSFWSHYNQLVREVVIPYQYDALHDRIPDAEPSHAIKNFEIAAGRTEGEFHGFVFQDTDVAKWIEAVGYSLMTHPDPDLEQITDDVIQLVAEAQGEDGYLNTYFTIKEPDKRWTNLADCHELYTAGHMIEAAVSYYEATGKRQLLDVVCKFVDYIDSVFGPEPGKLRGYDGHQEIELALVKLYRLTGEERYLKLSQFFIDERGQEPNFLHDEWEKRGKVNFFVGKTDRIDLAYNQAHLPVREQKVAVGHAVRAVYMYSAMADLAGLNGDATLYDACKTLWNNIVTRQMYITGGIGSTHHGEAFTFDYDLPNDTVYSETCAAVGMVFFAHRMLQIEPKGEYADVLERALYNTVTGGMSQDGKHYFYVNPLEVWPQACHHNPGKHHVKPVRQKWFGCSCCPPNVARLITSLGSYLYSSSDDTIYTHLYVGGEATLPLTEGAVKIIQQTGYPWDGASRFTFALESKRSFTLALRLPGWCSRASLQINGEQVAYADHLRDGYVYMTREWSVDDVVEWKLEMDVQTIYANPKLRANAGKVALQRGPLVYCLEQADNGDQLASLLLETDKPLHAHYDEQLLGGCVVIEGSAWREQEQDWNGNLYRTHEITTTEQSFTAVPYFLWGNRGEGEMAVWLRRA; from the coding sequence ATGCAAAAAGCGAAGGAACTGCTGCAAACGGTAAGTCCGAAGGATGTTCAAATTCATGATTCATTCTGGTCTCATTATAATCAACTTGTGCGCGAGGTAGTCATTCCTTATCAATATGATGCGCTACATGACCGGATTCCAGATGCGGAGCCAAGCCATGCGATCAAAAATTTTGAGATTGCCGCTGGTCGTACGGAAGGCGAATTTCACGGCTTCGTGTTTCAGGATACGGATGTCGCCAAGTGGATCGAAGCCGTAGGGTACTCTTTGATGACACATCCCGATCCTGATTTGGAACAGATCACGGATGATGTGATCCAGCTAGTAGCTGAAGCGCAGGGCGAAGACGGATATTTGAATACGTATTTTACCATCAAGGAACCGGACAAGCGCTGGACCAATCTGGCGGATTGTCATGAGCTGTACACCGCGGGGCATATGATCGAAGCGGCTGTCTCGTATTATGAAGCGACAGGCAAGCGTCAGCTGCTGGATGTCGTTTGTAAATTTGTCGATTATATTGATTCCGTATTTGGACCAGAGCCGGGTAAGCTGCGCGGATACGATGGTCATCAGGAGATCGAATTGGCACTGGTGAAGCTGTATCGGTTGACGGGTGAAGAACGTTATTTGAAGTTAAGCCAGTTCTTTATCGACGAGCGTGGGCAGGAGCCGAACTTTCTGCATGACGAGTGGGAGAAGCGTGGCAAGGTCAATTTCTTTGTTGGCAAAACGGATCGTATAGATCTGGCATATAATCAGGCACATCTGCCTGTACGGGAGCAGAAGGTAGCGGTCGGTCATGCGGTGCGCGCCGTGTACATGTATAGTGCCATGGCGGATCTAGCAGGCTTGAATGGAGATGCCACATTGTATGATGCCTGCAAAACGTTATGGAACAATATTGTGACCCGTCAGATGTACATCACTGGCGGTATTGGATCTACGCATCATGGAGAAGCATTTACCTTTGATTATGATCTGCCGAACGATACGGTGTATTCAGAAACTTGTGCGGCAGTAGGGATGGTATTCTTCGCCCATCGGATGCTGCAAATTGAGCCAAAGGGCGAATATGCTGATGTGCTGGAACGTGCGCTGTACAATACAGTAACGGGCGGGATGTCGCAGGATGGCAAGCACTACTTTTATGTGAATCCTCTTGAAGTATGGCCACAGGCTTGCCATCATAATCCGGGCAAGCATCATGTGAAGCCTGTACGGCAAAAATGGTTCGGCTGCTCCTGCTGCCCGCCGAATGTGGCGCGGCTGATCACGTCGCTCGGCAGTTATCTCTACAGTAGCAGCGATGATACGATCTATACGCATCTGTATGTTGGGGGAGAAGCAACATTGCCACTCACAGAGGGCGCGGTGAAGATCATACAGCAAACCGGATATCCGTGGGATGGGGCAAGCAGATTTACCTTTGCATTGGAGAGTAAGCGCAGTTTTACGCTGGCATTGCGTTTACCGGGCTGGTGTAGTCGGGCTTCTTTGCAGATTAATGGAGAACAAGTAGCATATGCCGACCACCTGCGCGATGGCTATGTGTATATGACACGTGAATGGTCGGTAGACGATGTGGTGGAATGGAAGCTGGAAATGGACGTACAGACCATCTATGCCAATCCAAAGCTGCGTGCCAATGCTGGTAAAGTGGCATTACAGCGCGGACCGCTTGTATACTGTCTGGAGCAGGCGGATAACGGCGATCAATTGGCTTCGTTGCTGCTTGAAACGGATAAACCGTTGCACGCTCACTATGATGAACAGTTGCTGGGCGGTTGTGTTGTGATTGAAGGTAGCGCATGGCGTGAACAAGAGCAGGATTGGAATGGCAATCTGTATCGAACTCATGAAATAACAACAACAGAACAATCCTTTACTGCCGTGCCATACTTCCTTTGGGGCAATCGCGGCGAGGGCGAGATGGCAGTCTGGTTGCGTCGCGCTTGA
- a CDS encoding formate--tetrahydrofolate ligase: MKPIIDIALDTGIQEDELQLYGKYKAKLEPELRQRLSSRPDGKLVLVTAINPTPAGEGKTLTTIGLSQALNALGTKTVAALREPSLGPCFGMKGGATGSGKAQIVPADEINLHFTGDIHAISSAHNLLAAMIDNHLYHGNALHIHPKTITWKRAVDMNDRSLRSIVTGLGAGNGETRESGYVITSASEVMAILCLSEDLHDLKHRLSRIIIGYTYDKQPVTAADLRAVEPMAVLLKEALKPNLVQTLEGTPVIIHGGPFANIAHGCSSVIGTKTALKLGDIVVTEAGFGAELGAEKFFDIKCRQANLSPAATVLVVTVKALTYNGQANQNNDDSLEQNVTDEEAKHRALRSGLRNMRRHLHNLRTFGVPVIVAINHFAGDTPQELQLIMEECTRLGVSCAVSQVWAEGSSGGKELAERLLHVLEDRNEQTFAPLYEASLSLQEKIQTIVTRIYGGKDVIYAPAAQKRLSELEQQGFGSLPVCMAKTPYSFSDQPSLLGAPEGFTIHVSRVSLSAGAGFVVIETGNTMTMPGLPKVPAAERMTISDDGWIDGLF, encoded by the coding sequence ATGAAACCCATTATCGATATTGCGCTGGACACGGGCATACAGGAAGACGAGCTACAGCTGTATGGCAAATACAAAGCCAAGCTAGAGCCAGAGCTGCGCCAGCGATTGTCATCTCGTCCTGACGGCAAGCTGGTGCTCGTAACAGCGATCAATCCGACACCCGCAGGCGAAGGTAAGACATTAACAACGATTGGCTTGTCTCAGGCGCTAAATGCACTCGGTACGAAGACAGTAGCGGCATTGCGTGAGCCGTCGCTGGGACCATGCTTTGGTATGAAGGGCGGAGCGACCGGAAGCGGCAAAGCGCAGATTGTACCAGCAGATGAGATCAATCTTCATTTTACTGGTGATATTCATGCGATCTCATCGGCGCATAATCTGCTGGCGGCGATGATCGACAATCATCTGTATCATGGCAATGCGCTACACATTCATCCGAAAACAATCACTTGGAAACGAGCTGTTGATATGAATGATCGCAGCTTGCGTAGTATTGTGACTGGATTGGGTGCTGGTAATGGGGAGACCAGAGAAAGCGGCTACGTGATTACCTCTGCATCAGAGGTGATGGCGATTCTCTGCCTGAGTGAGGATCTGCATGATCTGAAACATCGATTAAGTCGCATCATTATCGGCTATACATACGACAAGCAACCTGTGACTGCTGCCGACCTGCGCGCGGTAGAGCCGATGGCGGTGCTGCTCAAGGAAGCGCTCAAGCCGAATCTGGTGCAGACGCTGGAAGGCACACCAGTCATCATTCATGGCGGTCCGTTCGCGAATATTGCGCATGGATGCAGCAGCGTGATCGGCACCAAAACTGCACTCAAGCTCGGCGATATTGTCGTAACAGAAGCAGGGTTTGGAGCAGAGCTGGGGGCGGAAAAATTTTTTGACATTAAATGTCGTCAAGCCAATCTGTCCCCAGCTGCAACTGTACTCGTCGTCACAGTCAAAGCGCTAACATATAACGGTCAAGCCAATCAGAATAATGACGATTCATTAGAGCAAAATGTAACAGATGAAGAAGCGAAGCATAGGGCATTACGCAGTGGATTGCGCAATATGCGTCGTCATCTGCACAATCTGCGTACATTTGGTGTGCCAGTCATTGTAGCGATTAATCATTTTGCCGGAGATACGCCGCAGGAGTTGCAGCTAATCATGGAAGAATGTACGCGTCTCGGTGTATCTTGTGCTGTTTCACAAGTATGGGCAGAAGGAAGCAGTGGCGGCAAAGAGCTGGCGGAACGTCTGCTGCATGTATTGGAAGATCGAAATGAGCAGACATTTGCTCCATTATATGAGGCATCCCTATCGTTGCAGGAGAAAATCCAAACCATTGTGACGCGTATTTATGGTGGTAAGGATGTGATCTATGCTCCAGCTGCCCAGAAAAGATTAAGCGAGCTAGAGCAGCAAGGCTTCGGATCATTGCCAGTTTGCATGGCGAAGACGCCGTATTCGTTCAGTGATCAGCCGTCTCTGCTAGGCGCGCCAGAAGGCTTTACGATTCATGTATCACGTGTATCTCTATCAGCTGGAGCAGGCTTTGTCGTGATAGAAACTGGCAATACGATGACGATGCCAGGACTACCGAAAGTACCTGCTGCTGAACGCATGACAATATCGGATGATGGATGGATCGACGGCTTATTTTAA